The genomic interval CTGGCAAGCAGGGATTGGCTGCCATAGAGGATCACCGGGGCGCGCTTCTCCCCGCTGTGCAGCGGCACGCTCCAGGAACAGGCATCGATTTGTTTCAGGCGGTTCAGATCCATTATTAGCTTTCAGCCATCAGCTGTCAGTGGTCAGCAGTCAACTGATAGCTGACGGCTGATGGCTGACAGCTGTTTTTCATACATCCACCACGCAGCGCGCTTCCCAATTCCCGTCGACCTGCTCGACACGCAGCATGGTCAGGGTCGCGCCCTTGACCTCGGTGCCGCGCTCCATGTTCGCGTCCCACGGCGCGCCCCATGCCTCCCCCTGCCATTGTCCAGAGGCGCGAGTCAACTTGAAGCGCCCCAGAACCAGGTCCCGCTGGCGCGCCTCGGCCAGCAGACGGTTAAGCCAGGTCACTAGCGCCAACTCCGTATCTTCTTCGACAAAGGCAAACGCGAACTGCACCAGCGGCCTGACCTGGGCGGCGTCCACCATGATCGCGAACATTCCCTCGGCTGACCCTTCGAACGCTTCTTCCAGCGTGGCGCCGCGACCGATGACGCCGATATCGGCATCGTGCTCGAAATAATCGAAGCTCACAGTCCGCTCAACACCTTGATATGCGCTGTTGCGCTGCGCCCGAGGGCATGCAGGGCGTACCCGCCTTCCAGCACCGACACGATGCGTCTTGCAGCATGGC from Sulfurimicrobium lacus carries:
- a CDS encoding archease — encoded protein: MSFDYFEHDADIGVIGRGATLEEAFEGSAEGMFAIMVDAAQVRPLVQFAFAFVEEDTELALVTWLNRLLAEARQRDLVLGRFKLTRASGQWQGEAWGAPWDANMERGTEVKGATLTMLRVEQVDGNWEARCVVDV